AAATGTCACATGTCCCTTTGTCACtcagaatttttatattttgtgtatgCGTCCTTTTTATATGATACGGTGAATTTACAGGGACAGTGCGGCGACTTACATATCTTTTGACCTCTCCAAATGACTCAATCTCTGAAaacatttgaacaagttttggaTTACCGTCAAATTCAaatgatgttttgttttctttcaaaaccGTGTTGGTAACTTCATATATTTCTACGAGATCTTTTTGTCCAAGTTTCTCAGAAACAAATCTTTGTGCTTCGTTTCTTCCAGAAAATTGCAGAGCGGAAACACGTTTCTGCAGTCTACTTTCATATTCTGTTATTTTCTGCTTCATAAATGCAAATTCATCCGAAAGCTCCTTGTGTTCATTTTCAATTTCCATTTTTGAAGCATTTTCAACTTCGTCAAGTAGAGTATCTAGCTCCTTTCTTtgcactttcattttatcaaGGGCCGTTTCCTTTGCTAAATCTATTTCTGAAAGATCTGTTTCTTTGATCGTTTTGACATCTGAGCAGACATTAATCAGTGTGCTAAGTTCTTGGATTAGTGCATCTGTTTCTTTGCTCGCTGCGCTCTCCTTAATGATATTTGTTATACTTGTTACTGAATCACATGACCTAAATAGATATTGATTCATATCGGATAACATCAGTACGGACTATTTTGTGCACGAGTACTAAATGAAGTTCaagtatttaaaaagaaattattttcggCGTGTTATTACATGaatatgtaacattttatttgttttctattatACAGACAGTACAGAAATATGTGAGTTATAAAAATCTTGTAAAACGTCTTATAAGCGAATTCCTCTTATAAGCGAAATTATACGCACCTGTGATTTTCAGCTACACAAGAGGTACAACAGACTTCGTCATGATCCAGACAATACATGTCTATCAATTTTGTCTTATGATTGTTGCATCTTTCCGTCGGCACCGGCGGCAGACTTGGCTGATTACTTGGCGAGCTATAATCTGCTTTAAAGAGGAGTTTATGTCCTCTCATTGCAGGGAACATCTTATGCATGTCCGTGCATGATTGACAGTAATAATCTTGACATTCCACACAGTATCTTGCAGCTTCCCTATTTTTGTTCTGTTCCGCGCAAGGTGAACATGTGAAATCAAATATCTCATCAGATGTGTCGACGTGATATCCGCCAGAAGCCATGTTTTTAAGGTTATATAAAGTCAAACTTTATTTCAATTcaacaattatataaaaatagtttTCCAAATTAAACTCCTATGATCTGGCTTATGTTCCAACTAGTATAAGCTGTACATGGCCATATATCTCAACCAGAATAATTGATTTTGAACTTTAACAGATAAGTTTGATTGTTCGGTTTATAAAACACGGAAGAAAATGAAGctatatttaattgttttcaatTACAGGAAGATCTACACTTTAAATTTGAGTGATCTGCTTATTGTTCATATTTGCCGTTTGCAAATCATCGCCGGATGTGGTTCGTTGCTAAGATTATACATATGATCGAGACTTACACAAATGATTTTCAATATCATTCAGATGTTGTGTTCTGCGTCTGGCCTTCAATATTAGGGATTCAATATTGGTCAAAGCATTAAGTGAGCCGATGATCGAAGTTCGAATCCTTACACATAACATCACATGAAAAATTGAGGatctcaaaattataaaaaatgatatGTTAACTTGATAGCATGGCTTGTATAATATATCATGAAATAAGACCAAAACTTGCAAAATTCagtattaaaattttctttcatttacgtATTTTTCGTAAATGAATTCGACATTCTCCGGTGAATATGCAAATGATTTTTGCTTTGACCGGAGGATGCCGAAATACAAAATAGAGGATATGTAATAACACGGAAATATAATGGAGTTATATCTTCTGAAACTAAGCAAACAAGGTAAAACGTAGAAATACGAATGTATCTTTAAACGttgtagaaatattttataatacagtATCATGTTAAGAAAGTAGAGACATATTAACTATCTATATCTGCTTACAGCTTTGTTTGTACTTTGTTGAGCTGAAACGGTTATTAATTTCTCTGGAGGAAAAATACCCTCTCTTGTATAATGCCAGGTAACCTGATTTATCTTGAAAGAAACgtaggttttggacaagaaagcTCAGCTGCATCCTAATATGATGAGTTGAATTGAGGCGATGATGCAAAAACGATTTGAGGACCGTAACAACTAGGCAACAGCCGTCTAGTTTTAACAGTTGAACATATATTAGAACAGTCCTGTTTAAAATTGATACGCTAAATTActgaattatacatgtataaggtaaATATACGTTTTAATTTGCACTTTGCAATGTAATATTTACTAATAAACAGAACAACAAGACCACTCTTAAGAAACTCATTAAAGGTAATTGACCAAATGTACCCTTAAAGTCTGCTAAGTGCCTACAAAAGACAAACGAAAACTGGTATTGTAGGATAACGGTAAGATATTGGGAAGATTATGTTCGATATATGAACTGTGTTTTGTTTTAGGAACTTTATTGAATGATTTAGTATAAATATATCATAGGTCTTTTTGTAACAAGGATGTCTGCATTTTCCTGAACAAATTGGATAATTATTtctacttttgttttcttttttaaaagtgtaacattattttacaaaataatttcttatattccTGCATCTTAGCAGTTAGTTATTGCTTACAGAAATATCAAGTTCTGCATAAACACAACAAGATATTTCGGTTTTAATTACATTACATCAGTCGAAATGGCCGTAATTGTGATTTCATAACACCGCCCAGTCGCGGACCTACCTGGAGAGAATACCGTGTAGGTGGATTTGTAGAATTTCCGTACTGTGACATACATATGACTTTTTCGGCATACTCTACCATGAAGATTGACAACgattattgagcagaaaccatttttttGTCTGAAGGTCAATGTAACCTCAGCCTTTGACCTACTGCGCCAAAGTACGCAGGAACTATCTGCGGTCTCGTTGCCATTCTCATCCTCCTGACTTTTGATTTGTCAACCACAGAAACTACAGGGGTCATCCACGGACCAGATTCAATTATCCTAGGAAGCCTGACGACCACAGGTCAAAGTGTTCTTATGTTATTGAACGGAAATTATTTTTCGTctcaaggtcacaatggccttgatctttgatctactgatTCCAAAACAAAAAGTGTCCTATGAAATTCGATGATTGCAGGCTAAATCGTTCATTAGTTATCGAGCGGGAACTATTAACGGTCTCAAGGACAATGTAACCTTAACCTTTATTCTATTAAACCCTGAAGGTAATAGACAAGagctactgaccacaggcaatcatcgtTTAAAATTTGACAGATATAAGAGTAACAGTTTCTTTGTATTAATTGGAAACCAAATAGTTTACTTACAGACAGatcgacggaccgacagaccgacaactcttcttctgtcatttttttctaatttaaaaagttgaaagTCCCATTAACAGCAGTGATGATATTCCGACTGGGTGTAAACGACCATCCTTAGCATAATCTGAAGATATGTAAATTACTTACCACTTACTGTGGTCTGGAACAGCAAACTGCTGAGCACATTCTGCAGAGATGCCCGCGAACCAAAGAAAAAGCGTGCGGTCAAACAGCACCCCAGTGAAAACCAAAGTGCACGACAAGAAGGAGGACCTGAAGAAGACGGCATCCTTCATTGCTGGATCAGGGGTGACAGTGTAGGCGgcgaacgccaagaagaagaagtacTTAAATAGGATCATCATCATTTCGTAATGAATGTGGGAAGCTTATAATTATGAACCTGAGATACTTTCACGGCTTTAAGAACCTGCAGTTGCGGACAAgtcattaaaaattattttttcgtcATGGGATCCTTGtatcaaaatacatttagattaAATATCTTGAAAGTGTCGGCAACGGCCATGTTATCATGTAAGGTTATCTTATGTTATAATACATAATTgctattttatacaatatgataTACAACGAATTACTAGTATCTATATCATTTCATAGACAACATAAAACATCAGTGGCGTAATGTACTACACAGATGACCATTGCATTTTGCCAAGTATAgaagataaaaaaattatatatgtacatttttatgatGTTCTTTTGTTCGATCTCTTTTCCCCGTGTTCTCTTAGTTCTTGCTATGAAAGGGAAATAGGGAAAATGCCTACATACAAGAACTGTCAAAAGTgaatatcattttgcaaaaaatgaatgtaaatgtCATTAACGTCAACTATATTGGACCTTAGATAAACGAATCGATATGGCTTGAAATTGTAATGGAGACAATTCCAAAATGCTTATCGTGGTTTGTCAGCATTATGTATATGAGTTAAAGTTCACATCTACAGAGAGCATATACTGACAACAGACGATCATCGTGTAAATCCTGTCCGATGTTAGACTAAGCAGGTtcttgttattgatcggaaactgcTTGGTTTTATAACCGATAGACCCTCGAACCGAGAGACGTCCGACAACTCTTGTTCGAAGAGAGTatcatctatagaagttcacatcatcgtttgaatatcatgtaatatgcttactttttctttcatatttcggttgataagactggaactaattattgacaataataagtcctctctctctctctctctctctctctctccccctctctctctctttctctctctctctttctctctctctcccaCTGAAAACTAGAGACACTGCTAAATATTTGAGTGTCACACTAAGTAAATACAATTAtctcatttggtcagaatatattgataacatcacatcaaaagcagAGAATTCACTTAGATACAGCAGAAggggaataaacaaaaaaaaaacaacagcttacaacacaatgtccgcccacaccttaaacactgctcctctataaaaatgagactaacatttacatgtcttcacttggtaccAGCAGTGTTCCAAAAGATTGGAGGACGGCTAtcgttgtccctgtatacataaagggcccacgaagcaaagccagcaatcacaaacctattctcttacttgcaattgcttccaactgatggggcatgttttagtatcaaatattattaatcatctagacaataaaatttgcttaattccttccaacatggcttccgctcaaagcacagtagttgtgaatctcaatttttattaaattttagtcaagaatttttgattaccttgaagctagtaaatagTCAGATCTAATAGTAATGGACTTTATCAAATCGTTtgacaaagtcgatcacaatcgtctggtcttttaattttaatttcaattaggtatatatagaaaaacatccatgtaggttaaatatttcctttaatacaatacgaacacaaaaggtcttcaatcagatatgccacatttggtatcaagggtaccccaagggtatgtccttaggccttaccttttcttaacatgtccgtcacctgccaggctcacttaaaagcaccgtaagactcgttgttgatgatacagtagtttatctcactataaatatcatgcatgattgtgagactctctagcagtacctccataaattagagctttggaaaaaagacccggtcaaaggagttgaattccgataatgcgaagtgattagggtatataaaaagaaataaaaaaacattgcttttcgcaataagctacatatccatgaatttaaaaactataaaaatgcttaatatttaggcgaaccagcagtgttagatcgcaaaaaagacaaacaagaccctaaaatacatgaaaagaaatgatcaaacaaatgataaatgtacgaatttaagaaactccgtataaaacatgttcaaccataattggaatattgctcaactgtttggcattcaacaaCCTCTAACATATGGAATTAATAGAGTAAGAAAGGCTGCCtccagatatgttcaaatcaactatgtctgtagatgaagcatcacagaaTTGTTAACTGTACTGGCAAACGTTAGAAACAAGGAGAATTTGCACATCCTTAAATCCttgattcttttatataaaatccgtcattCCATTGGGGTTTTTTGTAGATCACCAGTACCGGCTAGACTCTCAGGACCTTCATTTTTATATTCCCTCCTCTCGCACCCATTATCACAAGAACTCAATTGTTCcccaagaaccattagactctgaaacaacctaccacatcatgttaaatctagtgctactcttaatgagttcaggagtggcctggattgttcaaacctgaaatatctgttttatcatcttttaacctgtaacttgtaatataatagtgctgattttaatattgcacactaatttgtgttttcagtGAAAGCTTAATCATCAgtgtcgaccagacagtcgcctcccagtcacagtcagtcattgacaatggggactatctagttctggctaacataacttaactgacactgtttttattttctgatggtcgcattcatttagttatgacgaaaccccatttgtttaactaaccagtatcaaaccgcaacatctcgcacagtctctcgtgagaaactcatgatgtcatgcaacagttcagagcatgtggttattcttgaaaatcagtatcaaaattttacctatttatgaatttaatataatcacataaaatccataaaacaacatacaatttctcagaaaatgtcaataaataaggATTCTCAACAGCCTattgttttttcaaaatgaagagtaccctgatcaggtgacaactgcaatgacgGACAAAATACTGCAGACAGGGgaaccaatttgaaacttgtgttcaaattatgttgcatggattatttatgtcagatcaaaaggaaaatttattaaaaatattgtatagtaaaaggtCAGTCCATTGCATCTGATAAAATTATAGCATGGCAGACTTCTagaacgattcctggttaggtgtcagtacgggattcattttagctcagagatccgtaacagcatattgtataaacatctttgagctgaacttttagctagggactactgtgcagatgtagacaaattgattgtgaaacgtacgggaccgtaatacgagccacgctaaatgattgttcgtacgggaccgtacaaagagccacgctaatctattttaagaaacaaaacaacaacatgtctagcacattcgtattgtattttctggtaaactgtctttccttttatttaacaggcttaattttataacattaatgcatttgtagcgtgcacggtctagctcagtatattaaatataatataattttcctatgggcttccttgccgaatgattggaaaacaaatgattcttaaaatgattggtgaaatataaaagaattaatactaatcaatctatctcaatttaactgatgacgagcacTCAAAATTCGTGGATGGGATCTCTTGTAGTATGGCGATTCACAACAAACTATGCCTaaggtgaataccatacattaagattttacctAAATACCACCAGATGTCGAGTTCCTATCGTCGTGGAACTTAAACGGAACGCAATGTTCTGAGTAAGAACCCAGACTATgataggaggtcaagaacccgatagtatttggcaatttattatattatttatttttcagcgaTGTTATTCAGTCGGTAGCTTGGcagattctttaatatatttactttgacgtTGTTGACTCCACGGTAGCCAGGCAGGTTCTGATCTCTTCGTGGCGCTGTCCCGGTATTTATAAGCTTTTATCCAAttgtaattaatgagcgctcaatgattatgacaaaatcaagctccttagtacaTTGATAATGGAAGTGCGTAATTTGtccttaatttgtgtattttccgtAATTAGAGCCTAAAACTATCGTAATTAACGTGTCAGTAGATAGAACTTTGTTTTCTaggaattcatgaaagattagtgcttatttcatttagtctatcatctaaaatattggatTATGACGGATCATCGGCGGTTCGAATATGATTGGGTCTAACTATTCTAGGTACGAATCATAAGGTATGCGGTGactaaattatatcaaacatcCTGATAGAGGCATCTCGCCACATTGCCCTCTCCTCCGAGTTCATGCGCCCTGCATGACATTTAAAAACTTATCATTATATCTTTATATTCATAAATTACGACACACAAAAATGCAAGGTATATCGAGGCATTGTTTCAATGTTTCTATCTGAAACAAATGCATATATATAGATAATATCTGTCCTTAAATCTTAAGTTTTATCAATTACATAGCatattgaaagtcagtttttctAAATCTCAGACTGTTATCATATTTCAAAGATGATAATCAGAATCACATGTTCATCAGCTCTTCCACTGAGATCTAGCCATTATCGTCAACGTAAAAGTTGATACTTGATGAATAAGGTTCATAAATAGTTTCACTATGTTGCATTTTCATATGCTTTTTCAAGTATGCAAGTTTTAACATAACTTTATTACATATGTTACATGTTCTCTCTAACTCTTTCTTCTTTGAACACTCGACAATATGGTTTTCAAACATTATACCTTGTGGTATATGTGTCCTGCACACTGGGCATATTGGCAAAAGTTGACGTTTCTTCGTCTTGTCCGCCATGCTAATATCTTTGCAAACATCTGTATTTTGTTAGGAGTCTACGTTTTGGACTTTACTGTTGCTGTCTGTATGAACCTTTCTTTTCCTACGGCGTGTCCGTCTTTTATTCGGTTCATCAACTTGTCCTGGCTGACCAACTTGGT
This DNA window, taken from Mercenaria mercenaria strain notata chromosome 19, MADL_Memer_1, whole genome shotgun sequence, encodes the following:
- the LOC123542914 gene encoding uncharacterized protein LOC123542914, which gives rise to MASGGYHVDTSDEIFDFTCSPCAEQNKNREAARYCVECQDYYCQSCTDMHKMFPAMRGHKLLFKADYSSPSNQPSLPPVPTERCNNHKTKLIDMYCLDHDEVCCTSCVAENHRSCDSVTSITNIIKESAASKETDALIQELSTLINVCSDVKTIKETDLSEIDLAKETALDKMKVQRKELDTLLDEVENASKMEIENEHKELSDEFAFMKQKITEYESRLQKRVSALQFSGRNEAQRFVSEKLGQKDLVEIYEVTNTVLKENKTSFEFDGNPKLVQMFSEIESFGEVKRYVSRRTVPVNSPYHIKRTHTQNIKILSDKGTCDIWSCCFDDKGNLLLTDWNNSSIKRVNLQTESVTGKCSMPDRPRAVCCVYKEEAAVSLDNKSIQFISLRDNMKILRLVRLVHPCWGIAYNKGNMYITDGYKKMYIYKLSGELIGDNEWKDIFHSNRHVTFDRYSEKVYVSDISKGLVSFDKEGAYISSLTDRILNRAVGVCSDRRGSVFIGGWGGNVIQVGADCQMLGEVVGESYGLGSIWSVCFDERQKRLVVTTSRSNEIYLFYLE